One genomic region from SAR92 clade bacterium H455 encodes:
- the arsC gene encoding arsenate reductase (glutaredoxin) (This arsenate reductase requires both glutathione and glutaredoxin to convert arsenate to arsenite, after which the efflux transporter formed by ArsA and ArsB can extrude the arsenite from the cell, providing resistance.), translated as MLTIYHNPRCSKSRQTLSLLQDQGLEPEIVLYLETAPSPETITLLLKKLGIGARQLLRRGEQDYKDQRLADASLSEQQLIAAMAKYPKLIQRPIVVNGERAAIGRPPEAVLEII; from the coding sequence ATGCTGACTATTTATCACAATCCACGCTGCTCTAAATCGCGGCAAACTCTGAGCCTATTACAAGATCAGGGCCTAGAGCCAGAGATAGTACTCTACTTAGAAACCGCCCCTAGCCCTGAGACCATTACCCTACTGCTAAAAAAACTGGGCATAGGTGCGCGGCAACTGCTGCGTCGCGGTGAACAGGACTATAAAGATCAACGTCTAGCGGACGCCAGCCTCTCTGAGCAGCAGCTTATCGCCGCCATGGCCAAGTACCCCAAGCTTATTCAACGCCCTATTGTGGTTAACGGCGAACGCGCCGCCATTGGCCGACCCCCAGAAGCCGTACTGGAGATTATTTAA
- the wrbA gene encoding NAD(P)H:quinone oxidoreductase, with the protein MSDNYVLVLYYSRNGHVKKLAEEIAQGVESAGMEARLRTVPAVSAVCEATAEDIPSSGDIYCTEQELANCSGLLMGSPTRFGNMAAPLKYFIDGTAGLWANGSLINKPAGVFTSTSSLHGGQETTLMSMMIPLLHQGMLLTGIPYSEPSLHSTTRGGTPYGASHVEAENLSSDEISLCRAQGKRVAQLAAQLNGAQ; encoded by the coding sequence ATGTCAGACAACTATGTACTAGTGCTCTATTACAGCCGCAATGGCCATGTTAAAAAACTCGCCGAAGAAATTGCTCAGGGTGTGGAAAGTGCGGGCATGGAAGCGCGTCTGCGCACAGTGCCTGCGGTGTCTGCAGTATGCGAAGCCACAGCAGAAGATATTCCCAGCAGTGGCGACATTTACTGCACCGAGCAAGAGTTGGCCAACTGTTCAGGCCTGCTGATGGGCAGCCCAACGCGCTTTGGCAATATGGCAGCGCCATTAAAATACTTTATCGATGGCACCGCCGGCCTCTGGGCCAATGGCAGTCTGATCAACAAACCCGCTGGCGTTTTCACTTCAACCTCCAGCTTGCACGGCGGTCAGGAAACGACACTTATGTCGATGATGATTCCGCTGTTGCATCAGGGCATGCTGCTGACCGGCATTCCCTATTCAGAGCCCAGCTTGCACAGTACCACCCGCGGCGGCACCCCCTATGGCGCCAGCCACGTTGAAGCCGAAAACCTTAGTAGTGACGAGATTAGCCTCTGTCGAGCACAGGGCAAACGCGTCGCCCAATTAGCCGCGCAACTTAACGGAGCGCAGTAA
- a CDS encoding DUF2069 domain-containing protein — protein sequence MTLEQKINFSRLLTHASFYLMLAAMTANAWIQGAPGIIYFLCLFPLAIFIPGLIVNNTRTLIWICFVILIYFATAIDNLAGPTPQLLDWVELALTVILFNAAMMYARWKQQRGKALQDEYDRQEALQQEQTAS from the coding sequence ATGACCCTAGAACAAAAAATTAATTTTTCCCGTCTCCTCACCCACGCCAGCTTTTATCTAATGTTGGCAGCCATGACAGCCAATGCATGGATTCAGGGCGCGCCGGGCATTATTTACTTTCTCTGCCTGTTTCCCCTAGCGATTTTTATTCCTGGCCTAATCGTCAACAACACTCGCACATTAATCTGGATCTGCTTTGTCATTCTGATCTATTTCGCCACAGCCATCGATAACTTAGCCGGCCCAACGCCACAGCTACTCGATTGGGTGGAACTGGCACTGACGGTAATCCTGTTCAACGCAGCAATGATGTATGCACGCTGGAAACAGCAGCGCGGCAAGGCACTGCAAGATGAGTACGACAGACAGGAAGCACTTCAGCAAGAACAAACTGCCAGCTAG
- the sppA gene encoding signal peptide peptidase SppA, with translation MSEKKPGLIRRIFRFIGSVVSAIRYMISLVVVLFFIAIIGGMFVDDIQPMPERGALYLAPSGTLVDQRSYIDPVSEIFAQPGQRDTETLVRDIVQALDHAQYDERITHVLLDTNYMAGGSIAKLEEISGALQRFKRSGKPIVAIGDNFSQSQYFLAAHADEIIMNPLGRVMLTGFGSYSNYYKEALDKLKINVHVFRVGKYKSAVEPFLGKGMSDEARADRRDLVDSLWQFYTSRVEQLRGLPNGALNDLANNIHLRLAEENGDIAALALQQGLIDRIATRSETKAHLLEILPQSNGEFDSVPMAAYLNHMKLGSLKAVNKGRPEIAVVVASGAILDGNQPEGTVGGDTLAEMFAAIEDEDQVKAVVLRVDSPGGSAFASDVIRDSIASLRKRNIPVVISMGSYAASGGYWIATESDKIVALSTTITGSIGVFGVIPTFEDSLSAMGVYSDGVGTTNIAGMLQLSRAMTPETKMIMQSGVEHVYSRFLNLVADARETTPSAIHEIAQGRVWTGKKALELGLVDALGDLNDAIASAAILAGVSDYKINYRRKPLSFMEQVMMEISGNVDAAVGAMGLQSWLPMSLQRQLASALKPLQFLDALNDPNHVYLYCESCPL, from the coding sequence ATGAGTGAAAAGAAACCAGGCTTGATACGCAGAATATTTAGATTTATCGGCAGCGTTGTCAGCGCCATTCGTTACATGATCAGCCTGGTTGTAGTGTTATTTTTTATCGCCATCATCGGTGGCATGTTTGTCGACGACATTCAGCCAATGCCCGAGCGCGGCGCACTCTACTTAGCCCCCAGCGGCACATTGGTTGACCAGCGCTCCTATATAGATCCCGTCAGCGAAATATTCGCACAGCCAGGGCAGCGCGACACTGAAACTCTGGTGCGAGATATAGTTCAAGCCCTAGATCATGCCCAGTACGATGAGCGCATCACCCATGTGCTGCTGGACACCAACTATATGGCGGGCGGCTCCATAGCCAAACTCGAAGAGATCAGCGGTGCACTGCAACGCTTCAAGAGGAGCGGCAAACCGATTGTTGCCATTGGCGACAACTTTTCTCAGTCGCAGTATTTTCTCGCTGCCCACGCCGATGAAATCATTATGAATCCCCTTGGCCGCGTTATGCTCACTGGCTTCGGCTCCTACAGCAACTACTACAAAGAAGCTCTGGATAAACTCAAAATCAATGTTCATGTCTTCCGTGTCGGCAAGTACAAAAGTGCTGTCGAACCCTTTTTGGGCAAAGGCATGTCCGACGAAGCTCGCGCAGACCGACGAGATTTAGTCGACTCCCTATGGCAGTTTTACACTTCCAGAGTAGAGCAGTTGCGTGGTCTACCCAATGGCGCCCTCAATGATTTAGCGAATAATATACACCTCAGGTTAGCCGAAGAAAATGGCGATATTGCCGCATTGGCACTACAGCAGGGATTGATTGATCGCATTGCCACACGCAGCGAAACCAAGGCCCACTTGCTAGAGATTCTGCCCCAAAGCAATGGCGAGTTTGATAGCGTGCCCATGGCCGCCTACCTCAACCATATGAAGTTGGGTTCTCTGAAAGCGGTCAATAAAGGCAGACCCGAAATAGCAGTGGTCGTTGCTAGTGGGGCGATTCTCGACGGCAATCAACCCGAAGGAACTGTAGGTGGGGACACCCTGGCGGAGATGTTTGCTGCAATTGAAGACGAGGATCAAGTAAAGGCTGTGGTCTTGCGCGTCGACAGCCCTGGCGGCAGCGCCTTTGCCTCAGATGTAATCCGCGACAGCATTGCCTCCCTTCGGAAAAGGAATATACCTGTGGTTATCTCTATGGGCAGTTACGCTGCATCCGGTGGCTATTGGATCGCTACCGAGTCCGACAAAATAGTTGCTCTTTCCACCACCATCACCGGATCAATCGGCGTGTTTGGCGTGATCCCCACCTTTGAGGATTCTCTCAGTGCTATGGGCGTCTATTCAGATGGTGTTGGCACCACCAATATTGCCGGCATGTTGCAACTCAGCAGAGCCATGACCCCAGAGACGAAAATGATTATGCAGTCTGGTGTTGAACATGTTTATTCACGCTTCCTGAATCTGGTGGCCGATGCCCGCGAGACCACACCCAGTGCCATTCATGAAATCGCTCAGGGCCGTGTCTGGACCGGTAAGAAAGCCTTAGAGCTGGGGCTAGTAGATGCGCTCGGCGACTTAAATGATGCCATCGCCAGCGCCGCTATACTGGCCGGTGTCAGCGACTATAAAATTAATTATCGCCGCAAACCACTGAGTTTTATGGAGCAGGTGATGATGGAGATTAGCGGCAATGTGGATGCCGCGGTGGGTGCTATGGGTTTGCAGAGTTGGTTGCCTATGAGTCTCCAGCGTCAACTGGCATCGGCACTCAAGCCACTGCAGTTTTTAGATGCACTGAACGACCCGAATCATGTCTATCTCTACTGTGAGAGCTGTCCGTTATAA
- the hda gene encoding DnaA regulatory inactivator Hda: MNDFQQLSLAIKLDDRATFDNFYAPTGTPQHLAKMLLQDEGKQYAYVCGSSGTGLSHLMQAVCQQHSTRLSNGAAVYLPLKELCDYPADQVLEGLESSDLVCLDDLDQVAGREEWQAPLFNFFNRCSESGTRLLITAHTLPDYLEVLLDDLLSRLKSGISLQLMDYKDADLRRLLQHRASGLGLYLSDEVARFLLHRLPRNSHLLMAALEKLDAVSLREQRRLTLPFVKTVLDI; the protein is encoded by the coding sequence GTGAACGATTTTCAGCAGTTAAGTTTGGCTATTAAGCTAGATGACCGGGCGACCTTTGATAATTTTTATGCCCCTACAGGCACCCCCCAGCATCTGGCGAAGATGTTACTGCAGGATGAAGGCAAGCAGTACGCCTATGTCTGTGGTTCATCGGGCACAGGTCTGTCTCATCTGATGCAGGCGGTTTGCCAGCAGCACAGCACTCGCCTGAGCAATGGTGCGGCGGTCTACCTACCTTTAAAAGAGCTCTGTGACTATCCCGCAGATCAGGTTCTCGAAGGGCTGGAGTCTTCTGATCTGGTCTGTTTGGACGATCTCGATCAGGTGGCTGGCCGTGAGGAGTGGCAGGCACCACTGTTTAACTTTTTCAATCGCTGCAGTGAGTCGGGTACCCGGCTGCTGATTACCGCGCACACATTGCCTGACTATTTAGAAGTGCTGTTAGACGATCTGTTGTCGCGCTTAAAATCTGGCATTTCACTGCAGCTAATGGATTACAAAGATGCAGATCTTCGTCGACTGTTGCAGCATAGGGCCAGTGGCTTGGGGCTTTATCTGTCTGACGAAGTGGCGCGTTTTTTATTGCATCGCCTACCGCGGAATAGTCATTTGTTAATGGCAGCGTTGGAAAAGTTGGATGCGGTGTCGTTGCGCGAGCAGCGCCGATTGACGCTGCCCTTTGTGAAGACTGTTTTGGATATCTAG
- a CDS encoding DUF2066 domain-containing protein: protein MKRTLILFFALFCASVMAEPVSGLYNGRVLVADQTEQSRSKGVNQALEQVLIKLTGNSKIMQLPGIQKAVSNTDNFIASVGYTKLPAGSSEELADQPGFSLQVSFSTQAIDQLIRWAQLPILPAGRPKLLFWIVRDDAETGRQFITEQQFPYFIQSFQQIMQDRALPYQLPALDLEDQLSLSVNEAWSMREETIEVASQRYGADGWVLLRFFTTTSGQVRGSWTYKLGDQRGFDDVRGENPEVFVGQAVNELVDSISSKLTYVPQVDTSKLVVQINQVDSFADYQAVVAQLQGLKLVRSSHVSAVEADRLFVTVDIDGGVDLLISALQRGGRLVNQTSEMARFSGNLEFDWMVE from the coding sequence TTGAAACGGACATTAATTTTGTTTTTCGCCCTGTTTTGCGCCTCAGTGATGGCAGAACCGGTTTCTGGACTCTATAACGGACGGGTTTTGGTTGCCGATCAAACTGAGCAATCGAGATCAAAAGGAGTTAATCAGGCACTGGAACAGGTGCTGATTAAGCTTACTGGCAACAGTAAAATCATGCAGCTTCCCGGTATTCAAAAAGCCGTTTCCAACACTGATAATTTTATCGCCAGTGTCGGCTACACAAAATTGCCGGCAGGTTCGTCTGAGGAGCTTGCTGATCAGCCAGGTTTTTCACTGCAGGTAAGTTTTTCCACTCAGGCCATCGATCAATTGATTCGCTGGGCGCAGTTGCCCATATTGCCCGCTGGACGACCGAAACTGCTATTTTGGATAGTGCGTGATGACGCAGAGACAGGTCGTCAGTTTATCACTGAGCAGCAGTTTCCCTATTTCATCCAGAGCTTTCAGCAAATTATGCAAGATCGCGCGTTGCCTTATCAGTTGCCAGCGCTGGATCTGGAAGATCAGTTATCGCTCTCAGTGAATGAGGCTTGGTCCATGCGCGAGGAGACTATAGAAGTGGCCTCGCAACGCTATGGGGCCGATGGCTGGGTGCTGCTACGATTTTTCACCACCACGTCGGGGCAGGTGCGTGGCAGTTGGACCTACAAGTTAGGTGACCAGCGCGGCTTTGATGATGTGCGCGGGGAGAACCCTGAGGTGTTTGTGGGTCAGGCGGTGAATGAGCTGGTGGACAGTATCTCTTCAAAGTTGACCTACGTACCCCAGGTGGATACTAGCAAGTTAGTGGTGCAGATTAATCAGGTTGATTCCTTCGCTGACTATCAGGCCGTGGTGGCACAGCTGCAGGGCTTAAAGTTGGTGCGATCCAGCCATGTCTCAGCGGTTGAGGCTGATCGGCTGTTTGTCACTGTGGATATAGACGGCGGTGTAGATCTGCTGATTTCAGCATTGCAGCGCGGTGGTCGTTTGGTTAACCAAACGTCCGAGATGGCGCGCTTCAGTGGTAACTTAGAATTTGATTGGATGGTTGAGTGA
- the purM gene encoding phosphoribosylformylglycinamidine cyclo-ligase, producing the protein MTENSKSLSYKDAGVDIDAGNALIEKIKGAAKRTRRPEVLAGLGGFGALFELPTGYKQPVLVSGTDGVGTKLRLALDHGKHDTVGIDLVAMCVNDLIVCGAEPLFFLDYYATGKLEIDTAAAVVNGIADGCDISGCSLIGGETAEMPGMYEGEDYDLAGFCVGIVEKADLIDGTKVRIGDTLIGLASSGPHSNGYSLIRKVLEVTDTDPATAQLDGKPLIDLLMEPTRIYVKPLLKLIAESQVNALAHITGGGLLENIPRVLPDNTKAVIDTQAWTRPAVFDWIQKGGNIDEHEMHRTLNCGVGMVICVPADRAQEALTMLAASGETAFELGSISAQEAGEEQVQLLGLS; encoded by the coding sequence ATGACCGAAAACAGCAAATCACTCAGCTATAAAGATGCAGGCGTCGACATCGATGCGGGCAATGCACTGATCGAAAAAATTAAGGGCGCAGCCAAGCGCACAAGGCGGCCAGAAGTTTTGGCCGGTCTTGGCGGATTTGGTGCACTGTTTGAATTACCCACTGGCTACAAACAGCCGGTATTGGTTTCAGGCACCGACGGCGTTGGTACCAAATTGCGTCTGGCGCTTGATCACGGCAAGCATGACACCGTCGGCATCGATCTAGTCGCCATGTGCGTCAATGATTTGATTGTCTGTGGCGCCGAGCCACTGTTCTTCCTCGACTACTATGCCACTGGCAAACTCGAGATAGACACAGCCGCTGCCGTAGTGAATGGCATAGCCGATGGCTGTGATATTTCTGGCTGCTCACTGATCGGCGGCGAAACCGCTGAGATGCCCGGCATGTATGAAGGCGAAGACTACGATCTAGCTGGCTTCTGTGTCGGCATAGTCGAGAAAGCCGATCTTATCGACGGCACCAAAGTCAGGATCGGCGACACCTTAATTGGTTTAGCCTCAAGCGGGCCACATTCAAATGGTTACTCGCTGATTCGCAAAGTACTGGAAGTCACGGATACAGATCCCGCCACCGCACAACTGGATGGCAAGCCACTGATCGACCTGCTGATGGAACCCACGCGCATCTACGTTAAGCCACTGCTGAAGTTGATCGCTGAGTCGCAGGTCAATGCACTGGCCCATATTACTGGTGGCGGACTTTTAGAAAATATTCCACGGGTTCTGCCGGATAACACCAAAGCCGTAATCGACACTCAAGCCTGGACCCGTCCAGCAGTCTTCGACTGGATCCAAAAAGGCGGCAATATCGACGAGCACGAAATGCACCGCACCCTAAATTGCGGCGTTGGCATGGTTATCTGTGTTCCCGCTGACCGCGCTCAAGAAGCTCTGACTATGCTGGCTGCCAGTGGCGAAACCGCCTTCGAACTGGGTAGCATCTCCGCTCAAGAAGCTGGCGAAGAACAGGTTCAACTGCTCGGACTATCTTGA
- the purN gene encoding phosphoribosylglycinamide formyltransferase — MTDLSKGKRRIVVLISGGGSNLQSFIDGCADGSLNGDVVAVISNKAGVKGLERAAVAAIPNITLDHNSFASRAEFDVALADVIDSFSPDLIVLAGFMRILTPQFVNRFLGRLINIHPSLLPKYPGLHTHQRAIDAGDSEAGATVHFVTAELDGGPGIVQAQVELLENDTAKDLASRVLAFEHQIYPLAAQWFCEGRLELREGHVILDNELLPEGGVCVEIEEHS, encoded by the coding sequence ATGACTGACCTTTCCAAGGGCAAGCGACGCATAGTTGTCCTAATCTCCGGCGGTGGCTCAAACCTGCAATCCTTTATTGATGGTTGCGCGGATGGGTCACTGAATGGCGATGTGGTGGCAGTGATCAGTAACAAAGCCGGCGTCAAAGGCCTTGAGCGGGCAGCAGTTGCAGCGATTCCCAATATCACCCTGGACCACAACAGCTTCGCCTCCCGCGCCGAGTTCGATGTCGCTCTGGCCGATGTAATCGACAGCTTCTCCCCAGACCTGATTGTGCTGGCCGGCTTTATGCGCATACTCACACCCCAGTTTGTAAATCGCTTTCTCGGTCGACTGATTAATATTCACCCTTCGTTATTACCCAAATATCCGGGCCTACACACTCACCAGCGCGCTATAGATGCAGGTGACAGTGAAGCCGGTGCCACAGTGCACTTTGTCACCGCCGAATTGGATGGCGGACCAGGCATAGTTCAGGCTCAGGTTGAGCTGCTGGAAAACGATACTGCCAAAGACCTGGCCTCAAGGGTGCTGGCGTTCGAACATCAGATCTATCCATTGGCGGCGCAGTGGTTCTGCGAGGGACGTCTGGAGCTGCGCGAAGGTCATGTGATTTTGGATAATGAGTTACTGCCCGAAGGCGGCGTCTGTGTCGAAATAGAAGAGCACAGCTAG
- a CDS encoding DUF3108 domain-containing protein — MSVFTTIQLGLQSGRYLTGWLKRLSLLFLLSLQAITAFSAASVDNISKAPISPYSATYSAKFSGLEIEAVQRLDEVAPGIYRESLNAKNFLGKIDERSTFSLTDEQLLRPTEYSYIRSVLGRTKTEVQRFDWQNKTLHYQKNDSHKETALHTGQLDMITHRLQLRRDLNAGRRAFSYPVISRGKLKQYDYRVVANEVLETAIGPLATVKVERVVEADSNSQFTAWLARDWEHLIVKLEQKKNGDSHQLELRSAVVNNQTVVPLNIDHQKTDGSTE; from the coding sequence TTGTCAGTATTCACAACGATTCAGCTTGGTCTTCAGTCGGGACGCTATCTCACTGGCTGGTTAAAGCGGCTGTCACTGCTATTCTTACTCTCTTTACAAGCAATCACCGCTTTTAGCGCCGCCTCAGTGGACAATATATCTAAAGCGCCCATCAGCCCCTATAGCGCTACCTACTCCGCCAAATTTAGCGGACTAGAAATTGAAGCCGTGCAGCGTCTCGACGAGGTTGCGCCCGGCATCTATCGCGAAAGTCTGAATGCGAAAAACTTCCTCGGCAAGATCGATGAACGGAGCACCTTTAGCCTCACTGATGAGCAACTGTTGCGCCCAACGGAATACAGCTACATTCGCTCAGTGTTAGGTCGCACTAAAACAGAAGTGCAGCGCTTTGATTGGCAAAACAAAACCCTGCACTATCAAAAAAATGACAGTCATAAAGAAACAGCACTGCACACCGGGCAGCTGGACATGATCACCCACCGATTGCAGTTGCGCAGAGATTTGAATGCCGGGCGCCGGGCATTCTCTTATCCTGTTATTTCTCGGGGAAAACTGAAACAATATGACTATCGCGTAGTTGCAAACGAAGTATTGGAAACAGCCATAGGCCCTCTGGCAACAGTCAAAGTCGAAAGAGTTGTCGAGGCGGACAGCAATAGCCAATTTACGGCCTGGCTGGCCAGAGACTGGGAACATCTAATTGTAAAACTCGAACAGAAAAAGAACGGCGATAGTCATCAACTTGAACTACGCAGTGCGGTGGTTAATAACCAGACCGTAGTCCCACTCAACATTGATCATCAAAAAACGGATGGCAGCACAGAATGA
- a CDS encoding DUF3014 domain-containing protein, which translates to MNREPKKTGSNNLAFIAGTLISAVIIVVVLFKIQSTPEYDPELIAIPEPVTEAVTAPPVIPEAVIPEALAPEPQPEPETNSVSTPPPLPELDNSDDFIRERLLLISNKIEFVKWIKTDDLLRRTASYADGLSNGVMLTKIFPLSAPEGKFATHSSDGTIWLNAGNYERYDRTINTLTSLPMDKMAKMFHFTRPLLENAFSEMGYNPRQMDGIILQAIDVILATPIVVEPIRLTRDSVVYKFADSELESQLPLQKQLLRTGPENTKRIQQQAEALREALLNP; encoded by the coding sequence ATGAACCGCGAACCTAAAAAAACTGGCTCCAACAACCTAGCCTTTATTGCTGGCACTCTAATTTCTGCAGTTATTATTGTCGTCGTTCTATTTAAAATACAGAGCACACCGGAATATGACCCAGAGCTGATTGCCATACCAGAGCCTGTAACCGAGGCCGTGACAGCGCCACCCGTAATACCCGAAGCGGTGATTCCAGAAGCTCTAGCGCCCGAGCCACAACCAGAGCCCGAAACCAACTCAGTCAGTACACCGCCCCCCCTACCCGAGCTCGATAACAGCGACGACTTTATCCGCGAGCGCCTGCTGCTGATCAGCAACAAAATAGAGTTCGTCAAATGGATAAAAACCGACGACCTGCTGCGCCGCACAGCCAGCTATGCCGACGGCCTATCCAATGGTGTAATGCTAACAAAGATCTTTCCCCTGTCAGCACCAGAGGGAAAATTTGCCACCCATAGCAGCGATGGCACCATCTGGTTAAACGCCGGAAACTACGAACGCTATGACCGCACTATCAATACGTTAACCAGCCTGCCGATGGACAAAATGGCGAAGATGTTCCACTTCACCAGACCGCTATTGGAAAACGCCTTTTCGGAAATGGGATACAACCCGAGACAAATGGACGGCATTATATTGCAAGCCATCGACGTTATATTGGCAACGCCCATAGTCGTCGAACCGATTAGATTAACTCGTGATTCTGTGGTGTATAAGTTTGCTGATTCAGAGCTTGAGTCGCAGCTGCCACTGCAGAAGCAGCTGCTGCGCACTGGACCTGAGAATACTAAGCGGATTCAGCAGCAGGCTGAGGCGTTGCGGGAAGCGTTATTGAACCCCTAG
- the dcd gene encoding dCTP deaminase, whose product MSIKSDNWIRRMAQQHEMISPFEAGQVRYSGDDRVISYGTSSYGYDVRCSSEFKVFTNVHSKTVDPKNFDSDSFVDMDGEYCIIPPNSFALARTVEYFKIPRSVLTICLGKSTYARCGIIVNVTPLEPEWEGHVTLEFSNTTNLPAKIYANEGVAQMLFFESDEVCETSYADRGGKYQGQTGVTLPKT is encoded by the coding sequence ATGAGCATTAAGTCCGATAACTGGATTCGCCGTATGGCCCAGCAACATGAAATGATCTCGCCCTTTGAGGCTGGTCAGGTGCGCTACTCCGGTGACGATCGCGTTATCTCTTATGGTACGTCTAGCTACGGCTATGATGTGCGCTGCTCTAGCGAGTTTAAGGTGTTTACCAATGTTCACTCGAAGACTGTAGATCCAAAGAATTTCGACAGCGACTCCTTTGTCGATATGGATGGTGAGTACTGCATTATTCCACCCAACTCTTTTGCTCTGGCCAGAACAGTTGAGTACTTTAAAATTCCACGCTCGGTGTTGACCATCTGTCTGGGTAAGTCGACTTATGCTCGCTGCGGAATTATTGTAAATGTCACGCCGCTTGAACCTGAGTGGGAAGGGCATGTGACTTTGGAATTTTCTAACACGACTAATCTGCCGGCGAAGATTTATGCCAATGAAGGCGTGGCGCAGATGTTGTTCTTTGAGTCCGATGAGGTTTGTGAAACCTCATATGCTGATCGCGGTGGTAAGTATCAAGGCCAAACCGGCGTCACCCTCCCCAAAACCTGA
- a CDS encoding ROK family protein, whose translation MASTTPSKLYAGIEAGGTKFNCVIGTDPRTILRRTKIATTTPEETLAAVKGWFVQQGLELGALSALGIACFGPLDLKPSSPSYGYITATPKAHWSNTEIAGYFQRQLGVPVGFDTDVNGSALGEYLHGAAQNIDDFVYVTIGTGVGAGIFANGRPLTGMVHPELGHIRLPRDVAVDSFNGNCAFHGDCLEGLVSGPALEARWNCSAALLPQEHPAWDLEAHYLALMCVNIAMSYSPQRIILGGGVMDQSHLFAAIRTKFAQLMSGYMLPDMALEKFIVAPGLPGFSGEVGALALAINAELA comes from the coding sequence ATGGCCAGTACTACACCAAGCAAACTTTATGCGGGCATCGAGGCCGGTGGCACTAAATTTAACTGTGTTATCGGGACTGATCCACGCACTATTCTCAGGCGCACCAAGATCGCCACCACCACGCCAGAGGAGACTCTGGCCGCGGTGAAAGGCTGGTTTGTTCAGCAGGGTCTTGAATTGGGCGCTTTGTCCGCACTTGGCATTGCCTGTTTTGGCCCCCTTGATCTAAAGCCTTCATCGCCAAGCTATGGTTATATCACTGCGACGCCTAAGGCCCACTGGTCAAATACCGAGATCGCCGGTTACTTTCAGCGCCAGCTTGGCGTTCCTGTGGGATTTGATACAGATGTCAATGGCTCGGCCCTGGGAGAGTACTTGCATGGTGCCGCACAGAATATAGATGACTTTGTCTATGTCACTATTGGTACCGGCGTTGGTGCTGGTATCTTTGCCAATGGTCGGCCACTGACTGGCATGGTGCATCCAGAATTGGGTCATATTCGTTTGCCAAGAGATGTCGCCGTAGATTCCTTTAACGGCAACTGCGCCTTTCACGGAGACTGTCTTGAAGGGCTTGTCTCCGGTCCAGCATTGGAAGCGCGTTGGAATTGCAGTGCCGCCTTATTGCCCCAAGAGCATCCCGCCTGGGATCTCGAGGCGCATTATCTGGCGCTGATGTGTGTCAATATAGCGATGAGTTACTCTCCACAGCGGATTATCCTCGGCGGTGGTGTGATGGACCAAAGTCATCTATTCGCTGCTATTCGAACTAAGTTTGCACAGTTGATGAGCGGCTATATGCTGCCTGATATGGCGCTGGAAAAATTTATCGTCGCGCCAGGACTCCCTGGATTCTCGGGCGAGGTTGGTGCCCTAGCGTTAGCGATTAATGCTGAGTTAGCATAG